In Archangium lipolyticum, a single genomic region encodes these proteins:
- a CDS encoding SMI1/KNR4 family protein, with protein MAVRWEPYVWDAPHPADPHEVELLEQQWSVRFPSDYRRLVVAHQGMSPEPSAFDVGSGRDVFCVLLTVSIDEERDEYSLRYVYGILEPHVPAGIFPFALTPGGEFLCFDYRASPEHPAVVLVSVEMLVHSVAGSFSDFMASLYDA; from the coding sequence ATGGCCGTGCGCTGGGAGCCCTATGTCTGGGATGCACCTCATCCCGCGGACCCGCATGAGGTCGAGCTCCTCGAACAGCAGTGGAGCGTGAGATTTCCCTCCGACTACAGGCGTCTCGTTGTGGCACACCAGGGCATGAGTCCCGAGCCCTCTGCTTTCGACGTCGGCTCGGGCAGAGATGTCTTCTGTGTCCTGTTGACGGTCAGCATCGACGAGGAGCGGGACGAGTACTCCCTCCGTTACGTGTACGGCATCCTCGAACCCCACGTCCCAGCGGGCATCTTCCCCTTTGCGCTCACCCCGGGAGGAGAGTTCCTTTGCTTCGACTACCGGGCCTCTCCTGAGCACCCGGCAGTCGTTCTCGTCTCCGTGGAGATGCTCGTTCATTCCGTTGCTGGCAGCTTCAGCGATTTCATGGCCAGCCTGTACGACGCCTGA
- a CDS encoding RNA polymerase sigma factor: MSADPREEGPGSFPPTRWTLIRSAKASPEARRAALESLLRTYWRPLYVFMRRQGLDSEAARDAVQDLLVRLLEHEFLERLNPEKGRLRGYLLTAARNHLIHRHERESAARRGGGVASLPLDFELAERIASEEGQGPDEAFEREWAASVMERALERLKSEYDSGARSGPFALVLQFFRPGEPPSYREAAAAYGMSLPQLKTFLHRARVRYRELVREEVTDTVGAPEEAEAELAELLRVLKR; the protein is encoded by the coding sequence ATGAGCGCAGATCCGCGAGAGGAAGGGCCGGGCTCCTTCCCACCCACGCGTTGGACTCTCATCCGCTCGGCGAAGGCTTCCCCGGAGGCCCGTCGCGCGGCGCTGGAGTCGCTGCTGCGCACCTATTGGCGCCCGCTCTACGTCTTCATGCGCCGCCAGGGGTTGGACTCGGAGGCCGCGCGCGACGCCGTGCAGGATCTGCTCGTGCGGCTGCTGGAGCACGAGTTCCTCGAGCGGCTGAATCCCGAGAAGGGCCGGCTGCGCGGCTATCTGCTGACGGCGGCCCGCAACCACCTCATCCACCGGCACGAGCGCGAGAGCGCGGCCCGGCGTGGGGGCGGGGTGGCATCGTTGCCGCTGGACTTCGAGCTGGCGGAGCGGATCGCCTCCGAGGAAGGGCAGGGACCGGACGAGGCCTTCGAGCGGGAGTGGGCGGCGAGTGTGATGGAGCGCGCGCTGGAGCGGCTGAAGTCCGAGTACGACAGCGGTGCGCGCAGCGGCCCGTTCGCCCTGGTGCTCCAGTTCTTCCGTCCGGGCGAGCCGCCGAGCTACCGGGAGGCGGCGGCGGCGTACGGCATGTCGCTGCCGCAGCTCAAGACGTTCCTGCACCGGGCGCGGGTGCGCTACCGCGAGCTGGTGCGCGAGGAGGTGACGGACACGGTGGGTGCACCCGAGGAGGCGGAGGCCGAGCTGGCGGAGCTGCTGCGGGTGCTGAAGCGATGA
- a CDS encoding HNH endonuclease has protein sequence MPTSALPEDGRTLFPAQAMELLPHLLSTPVTLGNFGPRRMAAHLLLEVATGGVPVSRDELHARMRRFARLLVVRPDGYLVKPATGVAVQKAGEVVLAKDGTLRADRFEVGPFYAMEGGHLFSVDDALEVPHGSFPVGRYEPDDGVLLPVVEGAVLAVVDTVEGLYRLAFHPRETLEGLTQLPGVVRELYENAPQRWDAFRHKPYAEKVRTMSRLATGAVLLVGTSGAGAAKAASWGGRLGNVSIPLLSLSGDGLMAVRLVALPVGGVVSAAAPALGATYVLHMANARARGTAGNGSANDRTHSGVSTRTPPGRYRLHFIEPWRKPQLTADGRIIPYKGTRTPPEPIVNLGRNRAGQTVSDGKTAIVFDKDGFPEFDTSFETLLDDVHIGSRDRLAHYKAANQKLFQSIREDPSLGRALGLSPEAVDKLPTSTKPPTGYSWHHHQDVGRMQLIMTKSHLLAAPHTGGMAIWGGGP, from the coding sequence GTGCCCACGAGTGCACTTCCCGAGGACGGACGCACACTCTTCCCCGCGCAGGCGATGGAACTGCTGCCGCACCTGCTCTCCACGCCGGTGACGCTGGGCAACTTCGGCCCGCGGCGCATGGCGGCGCACCTGCTGCTGGAGGTGGCGACGGGCGGCGTCCCGGTGTCACGTGACGAGCTGCACGCGCGCATGCGCCGCTTTGCGCGGTTGCTGGTGGTGCGTCCGGATGGCTACCTGGTGAAGCCCGCCACGGGGGTGGCGGTGCAAAAGGCGGGCGAGGTGGTGCTGGCGAAGGATGGCACTCTGCGCGCCGACCGCTTCGAGGTGGGCCCCTTCTACGCCATGGAAGGCGGACATCTCTTTTCGGTGGATGACGCCCTGGAGGTGCCGCACGGGTCGTTCCCCGTAGGACGTTACGAGCCTGACGACGGGGTGTTGCTGCCAGTGGTGGAGGGGGCCGTGCTGGCGGTGGTGGACACGGTGGAGGGCCTCTACCGGCTCGCCTTCCACCCAAGAGAGACGCTGGAGGGCCTGACCCAGTTGCCGGGAGTGGTGCGCGAGCTGTACGAGAACGCGCCTCAGCGCTGGGATGCGTTTCGCCACAAGCCCTATGCGGAGAAGGTGCGCACCATGTCGCGCCTCGCCACGGGAGCGGTGCTGCTGGTGGGGACCTCGGGGGCGGGCGCCGCGAAGGCGGCCTCCTGGGGTGGTCGGCTGGGCAATGTCTCCATTCCCCTCCTCTCCCTCTCGGGCGATGGCCTGATGGCTGTGCGCTTGGTGGCCTTGCCCGTGGGTGGCGTCGTCAGCGCTGCGGCTCCCGCCCTCGGTGCCACCTATGTGCTGCACATGGCCAACGCCAGAGCTCGGGGAACGGCCGGTAACGGGAGTGCCAATGACCGCACCCATTCCGGGGTGAGCACACGTACCCCGCCAGGTAGATACCGGCTGCACTTCATCGAGCCATGGCGCAAGCCTCAGCTCACCGCTGACGGCAGGATCATTCCGTACAAGGGAACGAGGACTCCACCCGAACCCATCGTGAATCTGGGACGTAATCGTGCCGGGCAGACGGTCTCGGATGGAAAGACCGCCATCGTGTTCGACAAGGATGGCTTTCCTGAGTTCGACACGAGCTTCGAAACTCTCTTGGATGACGTGCACATCGGAAGCAGGGATCGCCTCGCGCACTACAAGGCGGCCAACCAGAAGTTGTTCCAATCCATTCGTGAAGACCCATCGTTGGGGCGTGCTCTCGGGCTGAGCCCGGAAGCCGTCGACAAACTGCCGACATCTACGAAGCCGCCCACTGGCTATTCGTGGCATCACCACCAGGATGTCGGTCGGATGCAGCTCATCATGACAAAATCCCACCTGCTCGCTGCTCCTCACACGGGAGGAATGGCCATCTGGGGAGGAGGCCCGTAG
- a CDS encoding helix-turn-helix domain-containing protein — translation MSAKGRGKKREQAGKTEAPPPEVPSSEEEWAYEVAHAESSTDLAPIVGRNLRRLRTHRGLSLERLAKASGVSRAMLGQIELGQSAPTINVIWKIARALGIPFSALISTTAQSGTRLMRASQAKRLASHDGSFSSRALFPFDEPRRVEFYELRLAAHAVEQADAHPPGTLENLVVTMGTVEIDRGDEHHVLAAGDAIVFEADVPHVYRNPGNVDAVMYLVMTYAETVG, via the coding sequence GTGTCCGCGAAGGGCCGGGGAAAGAAGCGGGAGCAGGCCGGGAAGACGGAGGCGCCGCCGCCCGAGGTCCCTTCCTCCGAGGAGGAGTGGGCCTATGAGGTGGCGCACGCCGAGTCCTCGACGGATCTGGCGCCCATCGTTGGCCGCAACCTGCGCCGCCTGCGCACCCACCGGGGTCTGTCCCTGGAGCGGCTCGCCAAGGCATCCGGGGTGAGCCGCGCCATGCTCGGGCAGATCGAGCTGGGGCAGAGCGCGCCCACCATCAACGTCATCTGGAAGATCGCCCGGGCGCTGGGCATCCCCTTCTCGGCGTTGATCAGCACCACGGCCCAGAGCGGCACCCGGTTGATGAGGGCCTCGCAGGCCAAGCGGCTGGCCTCGCATGACGGGAGCTTCAGCTCGCGGGCGCTCTTCCCGTTCGACGAGCCCCGGCGTGTGGAGTTCTACGAGCTGCGCCTGGCGGCGCACGCGGTGGAGCAGGCGGACGCGCACCCGCCGGGGACGCTGGAGAACCTGGTGGTGACGATGGGGACGGTGGAGATCGACCGGGGCGACGAGCACCATGTGCTGGCCGCGGGAGACGCCATCGTGTTCGAGGCGGACGTGCCGCACGTCTACCGCAACCCGGGCAACGTGGACGCGGTGATGTACCTGGTGATGACGTACGCGGAGACGGTCGGCTAG
- a CDS encoding serine/threonine-protein kinase, whose amino-acid sequence MSARCPRCGTPVDGGRLAVCPGCLLGEDVEDPGRIGSLELEEEIGRGGMGRVFRARHVRLDRPVAVKFLSGEAASSPEAQARFAREARALALLDHPNIVRVHDFGEEEGERFLVMELVEGRSLAELLPLPPAEAVRMALQVCDALAYAHARGVVHRDIKPANILVDGEGRVKVTDFGIARIVRQEGPRDTLTAAHTVVGTPEYMAPEALAGAPPEPRMDVYAVGVLLHEMVTGRPPVAGMPSLTGALGVVVRRAVALEPSRRYASARALGLELRRLEDGGAEAALPPDEAIWLRAVAVLQAVASALVLWALVVSVTPRVLASHELDPLTMQPAARLADGRWVTRARFETGPILGAVAGLAVALAAYGLLRRHWRHEGLDAPAPEVPLRESRSFLGVACACSGLFALRGVLEWGADITLPPFMPLVGGLLELSALYLLCVSTLEAWRRQRPLSREPAMWAGLVLMLTPPVLEFGLYLWHWVP is encoded by the coding sequence ATGAGTGCCCGGTGCCCTCGCTGCGGTACGCCGGTGGATGGTGGGCGCCTGGCGGTGTGTCCCGGCTGCCTCCTGGGCGAGGACGTGGAGGACCCCGGGCGCATCGGCTCGTTGGAGTTGGAGGAGGAGATCGGCCGTGGAGGCATGGGCCGCGTCTTCCGCGCGCGCCACGTGCGGCTGGACCGTCCGGTGGCGGTGAAGTTCCTCTCGGGGGAGGCCGCCTCGAGCCCCGAGGCGCAGGCCCGCTTCGCCCGGGAGGCACGGGCGCTGGCGCTGTTGGACCATCCGAACATCGTCCGGGTGCACGACTTCGGAGAGGAGGAGGGCGAGCGCTTCCTGGTGATGGAGCTGGTGGAGGGCCGGTCCCTGGCGGAGCTGCTGCCGCTGCCACCGGCGGAGGCCGTGCGCATGGCGCTCCAGGTGTGCGACGCGCTGGCCTATGCCCATGCACGAGGCGTGGTGCACCGGGACATCAAGCCGGCCAACATCCTGGTGGACGGGGAGGGACGGGTGAAGGTGACGGACTTCGGCATCGCGCGCATCGTGCGCCAGGAGGGGCCTCGGGACACCCTGACCGCCGCGCACACGGTGGTGGGGACGCCCGAGTACATGGCCCCCGAGGCGCTCGCGGGAGCGCCGCCCGAGCCGCGCATGGACGTGTACGCGGTGGGCGTGCTGCTGCACGAGATGGTGACGGGCCGGCCCCCGGTGGCGGGCATGCCGTCGTTGACGGGAGCGCTCGGGGTGGTGGTGCGGAGGGCGGTGGCGCTGGAGCCCTCGCGGCGCTACGCGAGCGCGCGAGCCCTGGGCCTGGAATTGCGGCGGCTGGAGGACGGAGGGGCGGAGGCGGCCCTGCCGCCGGACGAAGCCATCTGGCTGCGGGCGGTGGCGGTGTTGCAGGCGGTGGCGAGCGCGCTGGTGTTGTGGGCGCTGGTGGTGTCGGTGACGCCGCGGGTGCTGGCGTCGCACGAGTTGGATCCACTCACCATGCAACCGGCGGCGAGGCTCGCGGATGGCCGGTGGGTGACGCGGGCGCGCTTCGAGACAGGCCCCATCCTGGGGGCGGTGGCGGGGCTGGCGGTGGCGCTCGCGGCGTACGGGCTGCTGAGGAGACACTGGAGACACGAGGGACTGGACGCGCCCGCCCCGGAGGTGCCGTTGCGCGAGTCCCGGAGCTTCCTGGGCGTGGCGTGCGCGTGCTCGGGGCTGTTCGCCCTGCGTGGCGTGCTGGAGTGGGGGGCGGACATCACCCTGCCTCCCTTCATGCCGCTGGTGGGGGGCTTGCTGGAGTTGTCGGCGCTCTACCTCCTGTGCGTCTCCACCCTGGAGGCGTGGCGCCGCCAGAGGCCGCTCTCCCGCGAGCCCGCGATGTGGGCGGGGCTGGTGCTGATGCTCACGCCGCCGGTGCTCGAGTTCGGCCTCTACCTGTGGCACTGGGTGCCCTGA